One genomic window of Paenisporosarcina antarctica includes the following:
- a CDS encoding polyphosphate kinase 2 family protein has product MNIRLNELLMDQQYENKKKYNKELKQLQFDMLNVQQHLFNEKVGLVLVFEGMDAAGKGGAIKRLSERLDPRGLRVHPIAAPQPHELRFHYLQRFWRKLPQHGQISIFDRSWYGRVLVERIEGFATKPQWKRAYKEITDFEKMLTDESYIVVKCWLHITQDEQLKRFEERRIDPNKQWKLTDEDWRNREKWTSYIEAAEEMFEKTNINYAPWIVVEANDKKYARIVVLKRILEHIMQVCVEKGIPVNSHHDVSQGEDA; this is encoded by the coding sequence ATGAACATTCGTTTAAATGAATTACTTATGGACCAACAATATGAGAATAAGAAAAAATACAACAAAGAATTAAAACAGCTCCAATTCGACATGTTAAACGTTCAGCAACATTTATTCAACGAAAAAGTGGGTCTTGTGCTCGTTTTTGAAGGGATGGATGCAGCTGGAAAAGGGGGGGCGATTAAAAGATTATCGGAAAGGTTGGATCCCCGAGGACTTAGAGTTCACCCGATAGCTGCTCCTCAACCACATGAATTAAGATTCCATTACCTTCAACGTTTTTGGAGGAAGCTTCCGCAACACGGACAAATTAGTATCTTTGATCGTTCTTGGTATGGACGAGTATTAGTAGAACGTATCGAAGGATTTGCAACAAAGCCACAATGGAAACGAGCTTATAAAGAAATAACTGATTTTGAAAAAATGCTGACGGATGAATCATACATCGTGGTAAAATGCTGGTTGCATATAACACAAGACGAACAGTTAAAACGTTTTGAAGAACGACGTATTGATCCAAATAAACAGTGGAAACTAACGGATGAAGATTGGCGTAATCGTGAAAAATGGACAAGTTATATAGAAGCGGCTGAGGAAATGTTTGAAAAAACAAACATTAATTATGCTCCGTGGATTGTTGTGGAAGCAAATGATAAAAAATATGCACGAATAGTTGTTTTAAAAAGAATTCTAGAACATATTATGCAAGTATGTGTGGAAAAAGGCATACCTGTTAACTCACATCATGATGTTTCGCAAGGCGAAGATGCATGA